One window of Augochlora pura isolate Apur16 unplaced genomic scaffold, APUR_v2.2.1 APUR_unplaced_2398, whole genome shotgun sequence genomic DNA carries:
- the LOC144477620 gene encoding atrial natriuretic peptide receptor 1-like: FRSVASQLILQQNVIAETYDQVTIYFSDIVGFTQLSAESTPLQVVDLLNDLYTCFDSIIENFDVYKVETIGDAYMVVSGLPVPNGTNHAREIARMGLALRDTVMTFSIRHRPNEQLKLRIGMHTGPCVAGVIGLKMPRYCLFGDTVNTASRMESTGEAPKIHVNPKTKEILDTFGTFELVCRGEVSLKGKGKMTTYWLIGEKSNKEIVRRGNASTSVTITAANANTGLMSTKTGDLRTQD, translated from the exons TTTAGGTCCGTCGCGTCCCAGCTGATACTCCAACAAAACGTGATAGCCGAAACTTACGACCAAGTGACGATCTACTTCAGCGATATCGTCGGCTTCACGCAACTGTCGGCCGAGAGCACGCCGCTTCAGGTGGTCGATTTATTGAACGATCTTTATACGTGTTTCGACTCCATCATCGAGAACTTCGACGTGTATAAG GTGGAGACGATAGGAGACGCTTACATGGTGGTGTCGGGGCTGCCTGTTCCGAACGGGACCAACCACGCGAGGGAGATCGCGAGAATGGGCTTGGCGTTGCGGGACACCGTGATGACGTTCAGCATTCGACACAGACCGAACGAGCAGCTCAAGCTCCGGATCGGCATGCACACTG GTCCCTGCGTGGCCGGTGTGATCGGATTGAAGATGCCGAGGTACTGTCTCTTCGGGGACACCGTGAACACCGCATCGAGGATGGAGAGCACCGGAGAAG CTCCTAAAATCCACGTCAACCCGAAGACCAAAGAGATCCTGGACACTTTCGGAACGTTCGAGCTGGTCTGCAGAGGCGAAGTCAGCTTGAAG GGCAAAGGGAAGATGACCACCTATTGGTTGATCGGCGAGAAGTCGAACAAGGAGATCGTCCGTAGAGGGAACGCGTCGACGTCGGTGACGATAACGGCGGCGAACGCGAACACGGGTCTGATGTCTACGAAAACCGGCGATTTACGAACCCAGGAC